The Petrotoga mobilis SJ95 genomic sequence CAAGCACAATATCAAAAGTTATTGAACATTTAGACTCAAAAATTAGATTATCAGCAGAGGAGATTTCTATCTATAGTGAGTACATGCTTCAAGATGCCGATATAGTAGTAGTTGCATATGGTAGTGTAGCCCGAAGTGCTTTGAAGGCAGTTAAACAAGCGAGATCAGACAAAATTCCTGTAGGCTTTTTTAAGCCTATCACTGTTTGGCCCATGCCAACCTCACGACTTAAACTAATATTTAAAAATGCTCAAAGTATAATCGTTCCAGAGATGAATACAGGGCAGTATGCTAAAGAGATGTCTCGGTTGAATAAATTGAACAGACATGTAGAATCTTTAACAAAAACTAATGGTGAGTTGATTACACCAGATGAAATATTAGACGTAATTATGAAAATGTGGGTGCAGATTACGGAGATGTGAATAGAATGAATATAAAATTGCTTGAAAAGTATCAATCAAAAATTAATTCAGCTTATGTAAACCCAGGTATTACACTTTTACTTGAAAACTTCACAAAAGAAGTTCTTTTTGATTTTGAAGTTACAGTTAAAATTCATTCAGATCCACTTCAAGTACCTGATAATCTGTATAAATTAATAAAGATATTTAATTCATTCTCTATTTTCACGATAAAAAATATAGAAGAGACTAATTTACTAGAAGAACAAAAAGTTGAATTGAAAAGTTTTCAAATGGAGAATATCATTGAAATTAATTACGAAACACTCAAAAAAGAGGAAAGTATGGCTTTGTATGAGACAATTAAAAATGCCTCTTCGTTAGTAGGATCAATGCTTACCGATATTCTACTCAACTCTTCAAAAATAGCCAATGTATTCAGGGCTTCAAGAATTATATTAGAAAAAGGGTATAAACCTGGAACTTCTATCGATGAAATGATATATATAACTATGACAGCGATAACAGGTGGCTTTGCAGGAGGATTTAACAGGGCTATCTTATTTGTTGAAGACAGTGGTGATTTCAAGGTTCATAGAGTTATAGGACCTGAAAATGAAATGGAAGCCCACAAAACTTATGAAAAGTTTGAAACACTTGAAACAAACATTGATTCATATTTGTCTCAATATGAGTTTGGAATGAGTTATTTTTCAAATTTAGAAAAAAGGATAAAAGGTATTATTATTAAAAAAGAATTGTTAATAGATAATGATCTTTTTAAATACGCAGTTGAATCGCATAGCACTATTAAATTACCTGTAAGTCGATTGGAGGAAAAGATAGTAAATTTACTTGATTTAAGAGGAGAAATAGCTATTTCACCAATAGAAATAGAGGATGAAAAACTTGCGTTTTATCTTTGCGATAATAGATACAACGGAAAACCAATTACAGATGATCAAATCGAGATTCTAGATTATTATGCCAAAGAAAGTGGTGTGATGTGGCAAAACAAAATTTATCAGAGTTTATTAAAAAAAGATGCTCAGATAGATTCTCTTACAGAGATTGGAAACAGAAGAAGTTACGAAAATTATATTTCTTCTATAAAATATCTAAAAAATCAGAAAATAGCCTTAGTTGTTCTTGATTTAGACAACTTCAAAAAGGTAAACGATACATATGGCCACGAAGAAGGAGACTCACTCTTAAAAAAATTTGCGCAACTATGTGTCGATAATTTGAGAAAAAAAGATAATATATTCAGATATGGAGGCGATGAATTCGTAATAATTTTAGGAGGAGTTAAAAAAGAAGAGGTTTATTCTATTTTGGAAAGAATAAACAGCAAGCTAAAACAAGAAACAAACGTTACTTTTTCAGCTGGAGTCGCCTACGGTGAAAGCCATGAAATAGATTCACTTTTCAATATAGCAGATGAAAATTTATACATTGCAAAAGGGCAAGGGAAAAATAATATTATCATCACTTGAAATTTTATGCTGTTGCCACGTATTTTAAAATGAAAATCTTATTTTTAAAAAACTTTTTTAACCTAAGGCTACATCGAGAACCAACATAAGCAAAAATCCAAAGATCAGTGAAAAAGTAGCGGTTCTTTCATACCCGTGAGAGTGGGTTTCTGGGATTATTTCGTCGCTAATAACATATAACATAGCCCCTCCCGCAAATGAAAGGAAAAATGGCAGAGCCGGAGCCATTAATACCACTAGAGATGCCCCGAGTAGGCCTCCTATAGGCTCAACTAATCCCGTCAAAAAACTCCAAAAGAAACTTTGTTTTCTTGAATAATTAGCTTTAATAAAGGAGAAAGCTGTTGCTGCACCTTCTGGAATATTTTGCAATCCTATAGCTACTGCTACAGTGATACCATTAGCGATCATGCCACCACCGAAACTCACTCCTACAGCCATCCCTTCTGGAAAGTTATGGAGGGCTATTGCGATAACAAATAGCCATATCTTCTTTAAACGTGCTAGCTCAGGTCCTTCATGTCCTTTTAAGAAATGTTCGTGGGGGGAAAAAGTATCCATTAATTCAATAGCAAGTGCGCCGAGAAAAATCCCTAAAATAGTTATTAAAATTCCACCTGTGTCTAAAGATGGAATTATAAGTGAAAAAACAGTTGCTGCAAGCATAACACCAGCAGCAAATCCTAAAAACATATCTAAATTTTTTTCGGTTAACTCTTTTTTGAGAAACAATACTGGGATTGCGCCTAATGTAGTTGCCAAACCTGCAATTAGGCTGGCGAATGTTCCGAATGCCCATATTTGAGTGGCAGTTAATCCGTCCATCTAAGTCCTCCTCGTGAGTATTATTTTTTAAATTGGAGCAAAACAGAACTTCATAAATTTTTTAATACTTTCAAATATACTCTTTTCATACAACTACTGAGAATAATTATAATATCTCTGCTTTGTGTAAATATTACAATCAATATAACTTTAAGTTAGAATTACGATTAGAACTTTTTTGTTTAATCTGATCTAATTTAATGATCTTTCGAGGTGAGTTGATTGGCGAATTGGGCCGATCTGTAAGAGATATTGACTAAATTATTAAATCTTTAAAAAGCACTTGATTTATGTTATAATAAAAAGAGTAATCGGCATATTAAAGAACATTTATTAGGAGGAATTACATGGCTAACGATCAAAAACAAAAAAGGGGTAATAGCTTTAATTTCATAATCATAACATTAATTTTCTTCGCTGGGTTAGCTATCTTTCAATTTTTTATGTACAGAAATTTACAGCCTCAGTTTCAAGTAATAACAAGAGATATTACCTTCACCATATACGACGATTTGTCGGTGGATTTCGCAACCAAAGTGGAAATTCTAACAGAAAACGAGAGAGATTACAACACCTTGGTAGAAGGTTTTAACACTCCAGATGAAGAAAAACTTTCTCTTTTTCAACAATCTTTGGATAATTTAAAAGAACAAATTCCAAGAGATTTTGTGGTTTTATCTTATGAGTCAACTGTAAATTCTAATTCTCCTTTGATCTATGTAGATGAAACTGTAAAATTGGAAGGGTTGGTATACAGAAATAATAAAGGAAATATTGAATTTTCTCTTCCTGGGCAATTTTTAAGTGACCAAAATGAGCAAGTAACAGTGAATATTCATTATCCTTATGGGTGGGAAGTCTTAAGTGTAAATCCTACTCCCACTTATATAGAGCAGAACGTAATAGGCTACTCATATACTGGAGCATTTGGTTATCCTACGATAGAATTCAAATCTGAATAAGCTATAGTAATAATGGGGGAGTTGTAATGGTTATTTTGTATTTATTAGTTGTACTATCTCTTACAATATCAATTGTAAATATCTTTCTTATGATCCGCTTAGGGCGTTTTTTACAAGAAAATAGCGAGACTGGTGAAAAATATGAAAATTTTGAGGAAGAAAAAAACCTCTATCTAGCAAGATTCCAGAAGATAACGTCTACAAGGTTGAGAGCCTTGGATAATAAAATTGAATTGGTAGATCAACTCATGAAAGATTTAGATGATGCTTATGCTAAAACTTTTTCATTGTTGACAGATTTAGAAAGAAAATTAGATTCGTATAAGAGGCAGGAGTTAGAAAATAAGGTCCAACCTTCAAAAAGCTTAGAAGATCAAAAGAATGATGAAGATCAAAAAGACATAGTTGACAAAGACGATAAGGTAAGGGTTTACGAGCTTTCACGAAAGCTGAATATGTCAAGCAAAGAGTTGGTTGATTTTATTAATACAAATACTGCTTTAGATGTTTCTAACCATTTGGTAAAGTTGTCACCGGAAGAAGAAAAGATGATAATTGAAAAAGTCAAAGGAGTCCCGACGGTATCTTCAAAGAACGAGAATAACCCTTCAAATGTTGATAAAGATAAAAATATAAATAAAGATAATAATAATTCTAAATACGACAAAACCAACAGAATTCTTGAACTATCTGAAAACGGCTACAGTCCTCAAGAAATAGCAAAGGAATTGAAAATCGGCGTAGGTGAAATAATGCTAGTTTTAAGTTTATTTAATAATCAGGAGAAATAAAGATGAATCTTTCTTTCTTAAAAGAGTCAGGCAAAATTTGAACTTTTCCTAGCGCTGATAGAATTTCAGCGGTTTTTCTTACAGTAAATTCACTGGTTTCAAACAAAAGATATTTAGATTTTAAAAGATGAGAATAATTGGATATCTTTTTAAAAAAACTTTGACCATCGTATCCCCCGTCAAGGGAAATTCTAGGCTCGTAACTTAAAAAACGATTTTTTTCTACGAAAGAAGTTTCAACGTATGGGGGATTCGAAATTATCAACTGTACTTCGTCAATCTCTTCCAAAAATGGATCTAAGCAATCACCAATTTTAAACCCAATATTGACACCTAATTTCTCAGCGTTGTATTGAGCTACTTTTATTGCATCTTCTGAAATATCAGAAGCCCGAACTTTAATTTTTGGTAATTGTTTTTTTATCGAGATTGCTATCACGCCAGAACCTGTCCCTATATCAATTACATTTTTTATATCTTTGTTTTTTATAAGATTTATTGCTAATATTACTAAATCTTCAGTTTCTATCCTAGGTATTAGTACGTTTTCATTTACAAAAAACTCATTTCCTAAAAAAGAAACTTTTTTGGTAATGTATTCTATAGGATAACCTTCTTTAAGGTGTTTAACCAAAAAATAAAAAGTTTGTTCAGAAATTTCTACTTCCCAGTCTTTTAAATAAAACGATATATCTTTATCTTCTATTTTTGATAATATTTTTAATATACGAAAGGGGGAGATTTTAAACTCCCCCTGAATTTTACCTACTAAATCGGTTATCTTCATTATCTTACCTCAAATACCCAATAGATTTCTAACTTCTTCACTCGCCATCTGCGGATCCCAAGGGGGGTCAAATGTAAGTTCAATATCTACATCGTTGATTTGTTCTATTTCTTTTACCTTCTCTTTAGCATTTTCTATTATCAAACCAGCCAAAGGACACATCGGCGTGGTTAAAGTCATCAAAATGTGAACGTTATTGTTCTCATCTATATCAACTTTGTATATTAAACCTAGAGAAACAATATCGAAACCAATTTCCATATCATAAACCTCTTTCAGAGCATTTATGATTTTATCTTTTTCTATATCAGGCATATGTGTCAACCTCCTCTTCAAAACATGTCGGAATTGAGAATTATTGAAGATTCTTCTTGAAATTTTTGGAACTCGTTCGGTAAAACTTTATCAAAGTACTCTTGAGCTTTTTTGTCTTTTAAGTTAAAAATTATTTGGTCTTTCGCTTCATCAAAAGTCAATTTTTTTTCTGGATATTTTCGTTCTATTTTTAAAAGGGCATAGGTACCGTTTTTAGCATCATACAAAAGAGGAGTTGTAATGAATCCTGGAGGATTGGCTTTTACAGTTTGCACTAATGAATTTGAATCATCTTTAAGGTCTATTCTCATAGTAGTGGCTGAATCGGTTTGTTCAAATACTTCATCATATGTATAATAACCTTCAATAATACGATTGTACGTGTAAGAAGCATCTTCTGTGCTATTGAATATAATCAGCTTTATATCAGCTGCGGGATCGGATTTATAAATAGCTTGGTTACTTTGATATTCCACTGTCATTTCTTCTTCGGTTATTTCTGTTTCTTGAATAATTTTAGTATAAAGTGCAGAAATTGAATTGTTATATAGTGTTGAATAAAATGCATCCTCTATATAATTTGTTTTTGAAGTGTAACCGATTGCTAAAAGGTAATTGTCAATTTCTTCATCAGGTATGCCAACATCTTTAAAGGTTTTAGAGAAGTTTTCTTCAATTGTGCTCCAGATTTCTTCTCGTTGTAAGTCTATGTTTTTTTGCTCAACAAACTGTATAAAAAGAACTTGATTGACGATCTTTAGAGCTTGATCCAGTAAATAAGTGTTCATGAGTTCGACACCTGTAGCTGTTCTGGTTAAAACAGAATAAAACTCAGGGTAAGAATTATAGAGATCTGACAAAAGATATACTGTTTGAGATCTTGATATTAAAAGTTCTTCATTGAGAGTTTCATCGTTAACTTTTGCAAAGGTTGTTTGTTCCAAGGGTTGATAAATAATTTCAGGATAAAGAACGGTGGAAATAAGAAAAACAAAAAATAACAATAAAAGATTTTTTTCCCTCAATGTCTCTGCCTCCTCATAAAATTCCTTCTTCGATGAATCGCTTAATAGGATTAAATGTTTTTCTATGCTCTGATATTATACCATACTTTTTTATGCTTTCAATGTGTTTCCTGGTAGGATAGCCTTTATGGGTTATAAAGCCATAATTAGGATATAGTTCATGTAGTTGATTCATATATATATCTCTTTCGTATTTTGCTACAATAGATGCGGCTCCTATCAGAGGGGATGTTTGATCTCCTTTGACAATACAATCGTAGTTATAATCAAGTTTGAAGAACTTTCCATCAATAATTACATAATAATCGTTGGCGTTTTCCTCTACGATTTTTTCTAATAACTTAATCATTGCTAGCTCAGTTGCCTTGAATATATTTATTTCATCTATCAATTGTGAAGTTGAAAAATTGCTATAATATTTAAAATTTCTCGTTATTTGAAAGTATCTTCTTTCCCTTTGTTTTGGAGATAGTGATTTTGAATCTTTTCCAATTTTTGCTAATAACTCACCCTCTTTTTTTGATTCTATAACGACAGCACCAACAAAAACAGGCCCAGCTAATGGGCCTCTTCCAGCTTCATCTATTCCAATTATTTTTTTGTACTTATTTAAAAGAGTTATTTCAATATTTTCTTTCATCTTAACCACCTTTGAAAATAACTATTTACTCTTTTTCGTAAGGGACTCCGTCAGCTGCAGGTGCTCTTGTTCTTCCAACAAATCCTCCAACGACAATTATAGTCAAAACGAAAGGCAATAAATTTAGTAAAGCTTTGATTTCTGAAGGGAGAACCATCAAAGTTTGAAGTTGAATGTTCATAGCTTCTGCAGCGCCGAAAAGCAAAGCTGCCCACATGGTCCCAATAGGATTCCAATTGCCTAATATCATAGCTGCCAAGGCAATGAATCCTTTGCCCGCAGGCATCTGTTCTTGAAACTGTCCTATATCACCTAGGGCTAGATACATTCCTCCTAATGCAGCAAGAACTCCACTCATTAAAACTCCAAAGTATCTTATCGCTTTTACGTTTACACCTAGCGTATCAGCAGCCCTGGGATTTTCCCCTACGGATCGCATTCTTAAGCCTAAAGGAGTTTTGTAAAGTAAAAACCAAGATCCAATGATTACTACTATTGCAATGTAGAAGAAAGAACTGATCTCTCCAAAAATTTCTCCAATGAAAGGAATGTTTTGAATTGCCTCAATTTTTACCGTTGGGATTTTAGCAACAAAGTCTGTTTGACCTTCTTGTCCAAAAACAGGTTTCATCAAAAAGCCAGTGAATCCTTGAGCGATTAGAATCAAAGCTGTGGCAGAAACGATTTGATTTGCCGACCATTCTATAGAAACATAGGCATGTAAAAATGCCAAAAGTAAACCTCCGGCCATACCTAAAAGAAGTCCAATCCAAGGGTTTCCAGTAAGAAAAGTAACAGCCACACCGATGAAAGCACCTAATTTCATTATACCTTCCAAAGCGATATTTGTTACTCCAGTTATTTCACTGTACACTCCTCCAATTCCTGCAAAAATTAAAGGTAAGGCGGAAAGAATTGTTAATTTATAAAATAAAGGTGAAGCAAAAGCGGTAAATATAGCTTCAAACCAATTCATTCATCTTCACCACCTTGAAGTGTATTAGGGGATTTTTTCTTTCCGAGCTGAGAAGCCTTTATGATCCAAGTTCGTATTATTCTATCCGCTGCGACAAAGTATATTATTATTCCTTGTATAACAACAATAATATCATCTGGTACACCTATAGTTTGCATAGCATTTGAACCAGATCTTAGTGAGGAGATAAGAAAAGCTGCAAAAATAATACCTATAGGATTGTTTTGACCGATCAATGCAATAGTTATTCCATCAAAACCTCTATCGCTTGTAAATGCACCAAAAATTCTATGATGAACGGACATAACTTCTAAAGCACCAGCTAAACCAGCTAACGCTCCTGAAATAGCCATTGTAAGTACAATATTTTTACTTATTGATATTCCTCCATACTCTGCTGCATATGGATTGAATCCCACAGCTTTAACTTCATATCCAGTTGTTGTTCTTTCTAATATTATATAAATAACAATTGCCGCAACGATGGCTATTAAAATACTAGAAGGAATGGTAGATGCTTGGACTGTTAACAGTGGAGGAAGTTGAGCACTTTCTGCAATTTCAGGGGATTTTGGAACGCCTGCACCTACAGCAAATGGTCCGGCTACCAGATAATTGGTAATATGATAAGCTATCCAGTTCAACATAATGGTAGTTATAACTTCGTGGGCACCTGTTTGAGCTTTAAGCCACCCTGCTATAGAGGCCCAAAAGGCTCCTCCAGCCATCCCTGCCAGAATAGTCAAAGGTATTGCTATAGCAGAAGGGACATTACCTAAGCTCAGTCCTACCGCTACCGCCATTATCCCACCCATAGCCATTTGACCTTCCGCACCTATATTGAAAACTCCTGCTCTGAATCCAAATCCTACAGCCAAACCAGTTAGTAACAAACTTGTCATTTTTGTTATATTGTCCGCCCAGGAAAGCCTGCTACCAACTGCGCCTTTAATCATAGCTCCATAGGCTTTTAAGGGGTTTTGGCCTATGGCTAAAATTATAATTGCTGCAATTAAAAGTGAAACTACAACCGCTAAAAAAGGAACTAGAAAAGACATCCATCTTGATTTCATAAGTTTTGAGGAAGAAGTCACTTTATTAGCGCCTCCTATTTATAGACTTTTAATTTCTCCAGCCTCTTCCATTAATTTTACTTCATCTAAACTCTTTCCTGCCATCATTAAACCGATCTCTTCGATTGTTAATTGACCATTTTCAAATTCACCCATGGATTTTCCTTCATACATAACCATTATTCTATCAGATAGAGACAAGATTTCGTCGAGTTCCATAGATATAAGTAAAATAGCAACTCCTTCTTGCCTCAAGTGTATCAATTCTTTGTGAACATATTCTATTGCTCCCACGTCTAATCCTCTTGTTGGTTGAGAAACAACTATAAATGTTGGTGAAGTGCCAATTTCTCGCGCTATGATAACTTTTTGTTGGTTTCCACCAGACAAATTTCCTGTATATATATCAATCTCAGGTGGTCTAACGTCAAATTTTTCAATGAGATCTTTGGAGAAATCCCTTATACCATCAAATTTTAGGAATCCTCTTTCTGAAAATTGTGGTTTGTCATGAGAACCTAAAATTAGATTAAAATAATTTGGGAATTCATGAACCATACCTCTTTTTTGTCTATCTTCAGGTATGTGAGCTATGCCTAGCTCTCTTAATTCTTTCACAGATAAATTACTGACCTCTTTCCCTTGAAAATAGTACTTGCCTCTTTCTATTTTTCTGAGCCCAGTTAAGGCCTCGGCGAGTTCAGACTGTCCATTTCCTGCTACTCCTGCGATCCCTAGAATCTGGTTTTTTCTAACTTCAAAGGTAATACCTCTTACGGCATCTAACTTTCTATTGTCTTTTACCCATAAATTTTCAACTTTCACAAGTACTTCTCCTGGTTCTATACCTGGTCGATCTATACTTAGAACAACTTCTCTTCCAACCATCATATTAGCCAATTCTTTTTCGTTTGTCTCTGAAGTTTTAACGTTACCCGTAACCTTCCCAAGTCTCATAACGGTAATATTATCGCTTATCTCCAGCACTTCTTTCAATTTATGGCTAATGAAAATAATAGTCTTACCATCTTTTTTGAGACTTCTCAATATTTCAAAGAGCTCTTGAGTTTCTTGGGGGGTTAAAACTGCTGTTGGTTCGTCGAGAATTAAAATGTCCGCTCCACGATAAAGTGTTTTAATTATTTCGACTCTCTGTTGCATTCCTACAGGAATATCTTCGATCTTTGCTTCTACATCTACTTTGAGTCCATACTTTCCTGACAATTCCTCAACATCTTTTTTGGCTTTTTTAAAATTAAAAATAACTCCCCTTGTGGGTTCGTTTCCTAAAACAACGTTTTCCGCAACTGATAAATTTTCAACCAGCATAAAATGTTGATGAACCATGCCTATACCATTGTCTATAGCATCAGAAGGGCCTTTGATATCAACTTTTTTTCCTTTTATGTAAATCTCGCCGCTTGTGGGTTGGTACAAACCATAGAGT encodes the following:
- a CDS encoding GGDEF domain-containing protein, with protein sequence MNIKLLEKYQSKINSAYVNPGITLLLENFTKEVLFDFEVTVKIHSDPLQVPDNLYKLIKIFNSFSIFTIKNIEETNLLEEQKVELKSFQMENIIEINYETLKKEESMALYETIKNASSLVGSMLTDILLNSSKIANVFRASRIILEKGYKPGTSIDEMIYITMTAITGGFAGGFNRAILFVEDSGDFKVHRVIGPENEMEAHKTYEKFETLETNIDSYLSQYEFGMSYFSNLEKRIKGIIIKKELLIDNDLFKYAVESHSTIKLPVSRLEEKIVNLLDLRGEIAISPIEIEDEKLAFYLCDNRYNGKPITDDQIEILDYYAKESGVMWQNKIYQSLLKKDAQIDSLTEIGNRRSYENYISSIKYLKNQKIALVVLDLDNFKKVNDTYGHEEGDSLLKKFAQLCVDNLRKKDNIFRYGGDEFVIILGGVKKEEVYSILERINSKLKQETNVTFSAGVAYGESHEIDSLFNIADENLYIAKGQGKNNIIIT
- a CDS encoding ZIP family metal transporter, whose amino-acid sequence is MDGLTATQIWAFGTFASLIAGLATTLGAIPVLFLKKELTEKNLDMFLGFAAGVMLAATVFSLIIPSLDTGGILITILGIFLGALAIELMDTFSPHEHFLKGHEGPELARLKKIWLFVIAIALHNFPEGMAVGVSFGGGMIANGITVAVAIGLQNIPEGAATAFSFIKANYSRKQSFFWSFLTGLVEPIGGLLGASLVVLMAPALPFFLSFAGGAMLYVISDEIIPETHSHGYERTATFSLIFGFLLMLVLDVALG
- a CDS encoding DUF4897 domain-containing protein; its protein translation is MANDQKQKRGNSFNFIIITLIFFAGLAIFQFFMYRNLQPQFQVITRDITFTIYDDLSVDFATKVEILTENERDYNTLVEGFNTPDEEKLSLFQQSLDNLKEQIPRDFVVLSYESTVNSNSPLIYVDETVKLEGLVYRNNKGNIEFSLPGQFLSDQNEQVTVNIHYPYGWEVLSVNPTPTYIEQNVIGYSYTGAFGYPTIEFKSE
- a CDS encoding DUF6115 domain-containing protein; its protein translation is MVILYLLVVLSLTISIVNIFLMIRLGRFLQENSETGEKYENFEEEKNLYLARFQKITSTRLRALDNKIELVDQLMKDLDDAYAKTFSLLTDLERKLDSYKRQELENKVQPSKSLEDQKNDEDQKDIVDKDDKVRVYELSRKLNMSSKELVDFINTNTALDVSNHLVKLSPEEEKMIIEKVKGVPTVSSKNENNPSNVDKDKNINKDNNNSKYDKTNRILELSENGYSPQEIAKELKIGVGEIMLVLSLFNNQEK
- a CDS encoding N5-glutamine methyltransferase family protein; the encoded protein is MKITDLVGKIQGEFKISPFRILKILSKIEDKDISFYLKDWEVEISEQTFYFLVKHLKEGYPIEYITKKVSFLGNEFFVNENVLIPRIETEDLVILAINLIKNKDIKNVIDIGTGSGVIAISIKKQLPKIKVRASDISEDAIKVAQYNAEKLGVNIGFKIGDCLDPFLEEIDEVQLIISNPPYVETSFVEKNRFLSYEPRISLDGGYDGQSFFKKISNYSHLLKSKYLLFETSEFTVRKTAEILSALGKVQILPDSFKKERFIFISPDY
- a CDS encoding metal-sulfur cluster assembly factor → MPDIEKDKIINALKEVYDMEIGFDIVSLGLIYKVDIDENNNVHILMTLTTPMCPLAGLIIENAKEKVKEIEQINDVDIELTFDPPWDPQMASEEVRNLLGI
- a CDS encoding peptidyl-prolyl cis-trans isomerase, which produces MREKNLLLLFFVFLISTVLYPEIIYQPLEQTTFAKVNDETLNEELLISRSQTVYLLSDLYNSYPEFYSVLTRTATGVELMNTYLLDQALKIVNQVLFIQFVEQKNIDLQREEIWSTIEENFSKTFKDVGIPDEEIDNYLLAIGYTSKTNYIEDAFYSTLYNNSISALYTKIIQETEITEEEMTVEYQSNQAIYKSDPAADIKLIIFNSTEDASYTYNRIIEGYYTYDEVFEQTDSATTMRIDLKDDSNSLVQTVKANPPGFITTPLLYDAKNGTYALLKIERKYPEKKLTFDEAKDQIIFNLKDKKAQEYFDKVLPNEFQKFQEESSIILNSDMF
- a CDS encoding ribonuclease HII: MKENIEITLLNKYKKIIGIDEAGRGPLAGPVFVGAVVIESKKEGELLAKIGKDSKSLSPKQRERRYFQITRNFKYYSNFSTSQLIDEINIFKATELAMIKLLEKIVEENANDYYVIIDGKFFKLDYNYDCIVKGDQTSPLIGAASIVAKYERDIYMNQLHELYPNYGFITHKGYPTRKHIESIKKYGIISEHRKTFNPIKRFIEEGIL
- a CDS encoding ABC transporter permease, whose translation is MNWFEAIFTAFASPLFYKLTILSALPLIFAGIGGVYSEITGVTNIALEGIMKLGAFIGVAVTFLTGNPWIGLLLGMAGGLLLAFLHAYVSIEWSANQIVSATALILIAQGFTGFLMKPVFGQEGQTDFVAKIPTVKIEAIQNIPFIGEIFGEISSFFYIAIVVIIGSWFLLYKTPLGLRMRSVGENPRAADTLGVNVKAIRYFGVLMSGVLAALGGMYLALGDIGQFQEQMPAGKGFIALAAMILGNWNPIGTMWAALLFGAAEAMNIQLQTLMVLPSEIKALLNLLPFVLTIIVVGGFVGRTRAPAADGVPYEKE
- a CDS encoding ABC transporter permease, producing MKSRWMSFLVPFLAVVVSLLIAAIIILAIGQNPLKAYGAMIKGAVGSRLSWADNITKMTSLLLTGLAVGFGFRAGVFNIGAEGQMAMGGIMAVAVGLSLGNVPSAIAIPLTILAGMAGGAFWASIAGWLKAQTGAHEVITTIMLNWIAYHITNYLVAGPFAVGAGVPKSPEIAESAQLPPLLTVQASTIPSSILIAIVAAIVIYIILERTTTGYEVKAVGFNPYAAEYGGISISKNIVLTMAISGALAGLAGALEVMSVHHRIFGAFTSDRGFDGITIALIGQNNPIGIIFAAFLISSLRSGSNAMQTIGVPDDIIVVIQGIIIYFVAADRIIRTWIIKASQLGKKKSPNTLQGGEDE
- a CDS encoding ABC transporter ATP-binding protein, which encodes MPQTENIHEELNDYAVYMNEITKIFPRVVANDKVTFKVKKGEIHALIGENGAGKTTLMNQLYGLYQPTSGEIYIKGKKVDIKGPSDAIDNGIGMVHQHFMLVENLSVAENVVLGNEPTRGVIFNFKKAKKDVEELSGKYGLKVDVEAKIEDIPVGMQQRVEIIKTLYRGADILILDEPTAVLTPQETQELFEILRSLKKDGKTIIFISHKLKEVLEISDNITVMRLGKVTGNVKTSETNEKELANMMVGREVVLSIDRPGIEPGEVLVKVENLWVKDNRKLDAVRGITFEVRKNQILGIAGVAGNGQSELAEALTGLRKIERGKYYFQGKEVSNLSVKELRELGIAHIPEDRQKRGMVHEFPNYFNLILGSHDKPQFSERGFLKFDGIRDFSKDLIEKFDVRPPEIDIYTGNLSGGNQQKVIIAREIGTSPTFIVVSQPTRGLDVGAIEYVHKELIHLRQEGVAILLISMELDEILSLSDRIMVMYEGKSMGEFENGQLTIEEIGLMMAGKSLDEVKLMEEAGEIKSL